Proteins from a single region of Segatella copri:
- a CDS encoding Lrp/AsnC family transcriptional regulator yields MSKQILDSLDRQILKLISQDARIPFLEVARACNVSGAAIHQRVAKLTNLGIIKGSQFIIDPEKIGYETCAYMGLYLKEPEKFDQVVEELKKIPEVVECHYTTGGFDMFIKIYALNNHHLLEIIHDKLQPLGLSRSETIISFNASINRQLSMQDLKSFNDDEEETDEEAAVEK; encoded by the coding sequence ATGTCAAAACAAATTTTAGATTCATTAGATAGGCAGATTCTGAAGCTGATTTCTCAGGATGCCCGTATTCCATTTTTGGAAGTGGCACGCGCTTGCAATGTGAGCGGTGCTGCCATTCATCAGCGTGTTGCTAAACTTACAAATCTTGGTATCATCAAGGGTTCACAATTCATCATTGACCCAGAGAAGATAGGTTACGAAACTTGTGCCTATATGGGACTCTATCTGAAGGAGCCTGAGAAGTTTGACCAGGTTGTAGAGGAGTTGAAGAAGATTCCTGAGGTTGTAGAGTGCCACTATACTACAGGTGGTTTTGATATGTTTATCAAGATTTACGCGCTCAACAACCACCATCTCCTGGAAATCATCCATGATAAGTTGCAGCCATTGGGATTGTCTCGCAGCGAGACCATCATTTCTTTCAATGCATCTATCAACCGTCAGCTTTCTATGCAGGATCTCAAGAGTTTCAACGATGATGAAGAGGAAACTGATGAGGAGGCTGCAGTAGAGAAATAA
- a CDS encoding ExbD/TolR family protein: MMNFHKKSHEVPGLNTSSLPDLIFSVLFFFMIVTHMRQVTLKVDCRLPQGKELTRLTKKSAVSHIYIGKPTKEMQAKYGTGTQIQLNDKFASAPEVMDYISAEKKRMSPEDQKLMTVSIKADQETKMGVITDVKQALRQAKALKISYSGTEKGK; this comes from the coding sequence ATGATGAATTTTCATAAGAAATCGCATGAAGTGCCAGGGTTGAATACATCTTCTCTGCCAGACCTCATTTTCTCCGTACTGTTCTTCTTTATGATTGTTACCCACATGCGCCAGGTTACCTTGAAGGTAGACTGCCGTTTGCCACAAGGCAAGGAACTCACCCGCCTGACCAAGAAATCGGCGGTGAGCCATATTTATATAGGTAAGCCAACCAAAGAGATGCAGGCAAAGTATGGTACAGGTACCCAGATTCAGTTGAATGATAAGTTTGCTTCGGCTCCCGAAGTGATGGATTATATTTCGGCAGAAAAGAAACGTATGTCACCTGAAGACCAGAAGCTGATGACCGTATCAATCAAAGCAGATCAGGAAACCAAGATGGGTGTGATAACTGACGTAAAGCAGGCTTTGCGCCAGGCAAAAGCACTAAAAATCAGTTATTCTGGCACAGAAAAAGGAAAATAA
- a CDS encoding ExbD/TolR family protein, whose protein sequence is MLIRRKQHETPGLNTTSTADISFMLLIFFLVTTSMDVDKGLLRQLPLPEPQKKEQQQSVVDKANLMALRLTAGDTLLVNGKPMQVSRLKEEIIRFVHRLGKKHLISIESDRDADYNLYFQMQNQLMEAYSQLRNETAQKKYHRNYALLNNDQKEQVRNICPQRITESYANAMTQTDQRVDANAEEKQGEEKTAETATEQQKGGKQ, encoded by the coding sequence ATGCTGATTAGAAGGAAGCAACACGAAACCCCGGGACTGAATACCACATCTACAGCCGACATCTCGTTCATGCTGTTGATATTCTTCCTTGTCACCACATCAATGGATGTGGATAAGGGACTGTTGCGCCAACTCCCTTTACCTGAACCGCAGAAGAAGGAGCAGCAACAGTCGGTGGTAGACAAGGCTAACCTGATGGCACTGCGCCTGACGGCTGGCGATACGCTTTTGGTTAATGGTAAGCCGATGCAGGTGAGCCGGCTCAAGGAAGAAATCATCCGCTTTGTTCACCGCCTGGGCAAGAAACATCTCATCTCTATCGAGAGTGACCGCGATGCCGACTATAATCTCTATTTCCAGATGCAGAATCAGCTGATGGAAGCATACAGCCAGCTACGCAACGAAACAGCCCAGAAGAAATATCACAGGAATTATGCCCTTTTGAACAATGACCAGAAAGAACAGGTGCGCAACATCTGTCCGCAGCGCATCACAGAGTCGTATGCCAACGCAATGACTCAAACCGACCAGCGTGTTGATGCCAATGCAGAAGAAAAGCAGGGAGAAGAGAAAACGGCAGAAACAGCTACAGAACAGCAGAAAGGAGGTAAACAATGA
- a CDS encoding MotA/TolQ/ExbB proton channel family protein, with the protein MCSLPMMAQEENMGFHQALKTKFIEGNAGFMSLVAIALIVGMAFCIERIIYLSLSEINAKKLMQDIDQKVSAGDVEGAKTLCRNTRGPVASICYQGLMHISESLDDIERSVSGYGTVQAANLEKGCSWIKLFIAMAPSLGFLGTVIGMVMSFDQIQQAGDISPTIVASGMKVALITTIFGIIVALILQVFYNYILSKVEHLTSQMEESAVTLMDIIAKNK; encoded by the coding sequence ATGTGTTCTCTGCCTATGATGGCTCAAGAAGAGAACATGGGATTTCATCAAGCTCTTAAGACAAAGTTTATAGAGGGTAATGCGGGATTTATGTCTCTCGTTGCCATCGCCCTCATCGTGGGTATGGCTTTCTGTATCGAGCGCATCATCTATCTGAGTCTTTCTGAAATCAACGCCAAGAAGTTGATGCAGGATATCGACCAGAAGGTGTCGGCGGGAGATGTGGAAGGGGCTAAGACGCTCTGCCGGAATACCCGCGGACCGGTGGCTTCTATCTGCTACCAGGGTTTGATGCATATCAGCGAGAGTCTTGATGACATTGAGCGCTCGGTAAGCGGATATGGTACCGTTCAGGCGGCTAACCTGGAGAAGGGATGCTCCTGGATCAAACTCTTTATCGCTATGGCGCCATCGCTCGGATTCCTCGGAACCGTGATTGGTATGGTCATGTCGTTCGACCAGATTCAGCAGGCGGGCGATATCAGTCCTACTATCGTTGCTTCGGGTATGAAAGTGGCGCTCATCACTACTATCTTCGGTATCATCGTAGCCCTCATCCTTCAGGTTTTCTATAACTACATCCTTTCTAAGGTAGAGCACCTGACAAGTCAGATGGAGGAGTCGGCGGTTACTTTAATGGATATTATTGCCAAGAATAAATAA
- a CDS encoding TatD family hydrolase, protein MFKVIDTHTHFDAEEFDEDRAEAFARAKEAGVGKVFLPAIDVKTTHAVLALAKEYPGYAYPMIGLHPEEVKEDWKEQLAELRKILEEHRMTGNASQAGSPQFSDLIAIGEVGLDYYWSREFENEQLEAFEEQVKWSVETQLPLMIHCRKAQNEMVHLLRKYEKELPGGVFHCFTGNQKEAEELLSFDKFVLGVGGVSTFKSSHLREDLPAVVPLDRIVLETDSPYMAPVPYRGKRNESAFVVEVMKTLAKAYGISEEEFARQTNLNAERVFPLSVSQV, encoded by the coding sequence ATGTTCAAAGTCATAGATACACATACGCATTTTGATGCGGAGGAGTTTGATGAGGATAGGGCGGAGGCTTTCGCCCGTGCCAAGGAAGCGGGGGTAGGCAAGGTGTTCTTGCCTGCCATCGATGTGAAGACCACACACGCGGTACTGGCATTGGCTAAGGAATATCCGGGCTACGCCTATCCTATGATTGGCTTGCACCCTGAGGAAGTGAAGGAAGACTGGAAGGAACAGCTGGCTGAACTCCGGAAGATACTGGAGGAGCATCGCATGACCGGTAATGCCAGTCAGGCGGGTTCTCCTCAGTTTTCAGACTTGATTGCTATCGGAGAGGTAGGACTTGATTATTACTGGAGCCGTGAGTTCGAAAACGAGCAGCTCGAGGCTTTCGAGGAACAGGTAAAATGGTCGGTAGAAACCCAGCTCCCGCTGATGATTCATTGCCGCAAGGCGCAGAACGAGATGGTGCATCTGCTCAGAAAGTATGAGAAAGAACTGCCGGGTGGCGTCTTCCATTGCTTTACGGGCAATCAGAAGGAAGCAGAAGAACTGCTCTCCTTCGATAAGTTTGTATTGGGCGTCGGTGGCGTATCTACTTTCAAGAGCAGCCATCTGCGTGAAGACCTCCCTGCCGTAGTTCCTCTGGATCGCATCGTTCTGGAGACCGACAGTCCGTATATGGCTCCCGTTCCATACCGCGGAAAACGCAACGAAAGTGCTTTCGTGGTAGAAGTGATGAAGACGCTCGCCAAGGCTTATGGCATAAGCGAAGAGGAGTTTGCCCGACAGACCAACCTCAATGCAGAGCGGGTTTTTCCGCTATCCGTATCGCAAGTATAG
- a CDS encoding polyprenyl synthetase family protein — translation MKTADEILSMVNEFLANLPYERKPKSLYEPIRYVLSMGGKRIRPTLMLLGYNLFKDNPEKILMNAVALETYHNYTLLHDDLMDNADLRRGHETVHKKWDANTAILSGDSMLVLAYERMAQCDEKHLAKVLKLFTTTALEIGEGQQFDMEFENRNDVKEEEYIEMIRLKTSVLLACALKMGAILADASDEDAENLYKFGEQIGLAFQLQDDYLDVYGDTKVFGKEIGGDITSNKKTYMLINAFNHANDAQRAELQKWVDAKDFDRKEKVAAVTRLYNEIGIDKMAQDKIAYYFEQSKKYLDAVNVPAERKEELAKYAQKMMKRQY, via the coding sequence ATGAAGACAGCAGATGAAATTTTAAGCATGGTAAATGAGTTTCTGGCTAATTTGCCTTACGAAAGAAAGCCAAAGTCTCTTTATGAGCCTATCAGATACGTACTTTCTATGGGTGGCAAGCGTATTCGTCCTACGCTCATGCTTCTGGGCTACAATCTTTTCAAGGACAATCCTGAGAAGATTCTGATGAATGCCGTTGCTCTGGAAACTTATCATAACTATACTTTGCTGCATGATGACCTGATGGACAATGCTGATTTGCGTCGCGGTCATGAAACGGTTCATAAGAAATGGGATGCCAATACGGCAATCCTTTCGGGCGACAGCATGCTCGTTCTGGCTTATGAGCGTATGGCTCAATGTGATGAAAAGCATCTTGCCAAGGTGTTGAAACTCTTTACGACCACTGCCCTGGAAATTGGTGAAGGTCAGCAGTTTGATATGGAGTTTGAAAACCGTAACGATGTGAAGGAGGAGGAATATATCGAGATGATTCGCCTCAAGACCAGCGTTCTCCTGGCTTGTGCCCTGAAGATGGGTGCTATCCTTGCCGATGCTTCTGATGAGGATGCAGAGAACCTGTATAAGTTTGGCGAGCAGATAGGATTGGCGTTCCAGTTGCAGGATGATTACCTCGATGTTTACGGCGATACCAAGGTGTTCGGTAAGGAGATTGGTGGCGATATCACATCCAACAAGAAGACTTACATGCTCATCAATGCCTTCAACCATGCCAACGACGCTCAGCGTGCAGAACTGCAGAAGTGGGTTGATGCCAAGGATTTCGACCGCAAGGAGAAGGTGGCTGCCGTTACCCGTCTATACAACGAGATAGGTATCGACAAAATGGCGCAGGATAAGATTGCTTATTATTTCGAGCAGAGCAAGAAGTATCTGGATGCCGTGAATGTGCCTGCTGAGCGTAAGGAAGAACTGGCTAAGTATGCTCAGAAAATGATGAAGCGACAGTACTAA
- a CDS encoding energy transducer TonB: protein MEIKKSNSAQLEDKRVTFFLLGLLLAFTFIFVGLQYQRGPQGDDDLSESMEDLSQDLEMSARPDQKDMVSAEAVSAPASKSITQEVKAAEQQTQKAPQKISSTTSELVIGDGSGVVDGAEVKEAVPETPIENPGAEAPIKLTVVQKIPQFPGGWSAFMQWLTKNLKYPIAAQKSKIQGTVVVSFIVNKDGSVANIKVSTSVDPLLDNEALRVMKMMPKWKPGIDKGKVCRTMIAIPVVFQL, encoded by the coding sequence GTGGAAATTAAGAAATCAAATAGCGCACAACTGGAAGATAAGCGGGTTACATTTTTCCTGCTAGGGTTGCTGTTGGCTTTTACTTTCATCTTCGTAGGACTCCAATATCAGAGAGGTCCGCAGGGAGATGATGACTTGTCGGAATCGATGGAAGATCTCTCACAGGATCTGGAAATGTCGGCTCGTCCCGACCAGAAAGATATGGTGAGTGCAGAAGCTGTTTCGGCTCCTGCTTCTAAGTCGATTACTCAGGAAGTGAAGGCTGCCGAGCAACAGACTCAGAAGGCACCGCAGAAAATCAGTTCTACAACCAGCGAACTGGTTATCGGCGACGGCTCGGGTGTAGTGGATGGAGCAGAGGTGAAGGAAGCGGTTCCTGAAACTCCCATTGAGAATCCGGGAGCTGAGGCTCCTATCAAACTGACCGTCGTGCAGAAGATACCGCAGTTTCCTGGTGGCTGGTCTGCCTTCATGCAGTGGCTTACCAAGAACCTGAAGTACCCTATAGCTGCCCAGAAGAGCAAGATTCAGGGAACCGTAGTGGTATCCTTTATCGTAAACAAGGATGGAAGTGTTGCCAATATCAAGGTAAGCACTTCGGTAGATCCATTGCTCGACAACGAGGCTTTGAGGGTGATGAAGATGATGCCGAAGTGGAAACCGGGCATCGATAAAGGTAAGGTCTGTCGCACGATGATTGCCATCCCGGTAGTGTTCCAGCTATAA
- the porQ gene encoding type IX secretion system protein PorQ — MKKYVISAILTLFATIIDAQESQTGYNFLRLPVSAHAAALGGDNITLIEDDEALIFHNPALLSSVNDKTVNLNYMNYMSGVNTASASFNRIVNDKASWAVSAQLVDYGKMKETDENNIQMGEFSAKDIAVAGYFSYMLGEKFAGGIAAKFITSYIGDYNSIAVGVDLGINYYDPETEWSVSCVAKNLGGQLKAYDNEYEKMPIDLQLGVTKRFANAPFRVSATLVNLNHWDSGLRNHAVVGADILLSESLWIGAGYNFRRANEMKISTSEDEGSSHGAGFSVGGGINLERFHLNVAYGKYHVSSCSLMLNVSYRL; from the coding sequence ATGAAAAAATATGTAATTTCCGCAATATTGACGCTTTTTGCGACAATTATTGATGCTCAAGAGAGCCAAACGGGGTATAATTTCCTTCGCTTGCCGGTGAGTGCTCACGCAGCTGCTCTGGGTGGCGACAACATCACCTTGATAGAAGATGATGAGGCACTCATATTCCATAATCCGGCTCTCCTGTCATCAGTAAACGACAAGACGGTCAATCTCAATTATATGAACTATATGTCGGGGGTGAACACTGCCTCGGCTAGTTTCAACCGTATTGTCAACGACAAGGCTTCGTGGGCTGTTTCGGCTCAGCTTGTTGACTACGGCAAGATGAAAGAGACGGATGAGAACAACATCCAGATGGGTGAGTTCTCGGCAAAGGATATTGCCGTTGCGGGTTACTTCTCTTATATGCTCGGTGAAAAGTTTGCGGGTGGTATTGCCGCCAAATTCATCACTTCGTATATTGGCGATTACAATTCTATCGCTGTGGGAGTGGATCTGGGCATCAACTATTACGACCCTGAAACGGAATGGTCGGTTTCTTGCGTGGCAAAGAACCTGGGTGGACAGCTGAAAGCTTACGACAATGAATATGAGAAGATGCCGATCGACCTGCAGTTGGGTGTGACGAAACGCTTTGCCAACGCACCGTTCAGGGTATCAGCCACACTGGTCAACCTAAACCATTGGGACAGCGGTCTTCGCAATCATGCCGTAGTAGGTGCCGACATTCTGCTTTCGGAGAGCCTGTGGATAGGTGCCGGCTACAACTTCAGGAGAGCCAACGAGATGAAAATCAGCACCTCAGAAGATGAAGGAAGCAGTCATGGAGCCGGTTTCTCTGTGGGTGGCGGTATCAACCTGGAGCGCTTCCATCTGAACGTTGCCTACGGCAAATATCACGTCAGTAGCTGCAGTCTCATGCTGAACGTAAGTTACAGATTATAA
- the cmk gene encoding (d)CMP kinase — protein sequence MKKITIAIDGYSSCGKSTMAKDLAKEIGYVYVDTGAMYRSVTLYALRHQLFEADGAVKTEELQKEMKNISISFKFNETTGRPDCYLNGELVEKEIRSLEVSNHVSPIAAVSFVREALVKQQQKMGEDKGIVMDGRDIGTTVFPNAELKIFVTASSQVRAQRRFDELKEKGMPADFDAIQKNVEERDYIDTHRETSPLRKADDAITLDNSNMTIPEQKVWLMEQYQKAIAK from the coding sequence ATGAAGAAAATAACAATAGCAATAGACGGATACTCTTCTTGCGGTAAGAGTACAATGGCAAAGGATCTTGCCAAGGAAATAGGTTATGTTTATGTAGATACGGGCGCCATGTACCGCTCGGTAACCCTCTATGCGCTGCGTCATCAGCTCTTCGAAGCAGATGGAGCCGTAAAGACAGAAGAACTGCAAAAGGAGATGAAGAACATCAGCATCTCATTCAAGTTTAATGAAACAACCGGTCGCCCAGACTGCTATCTGAACGGCGAACTGGTAGAAAAGGAAATCCGTTCGTTAGAGGTTTCCAACCACGTTAGTCCGATTGCCGCCGTTTCTTTCGTCAGAGAGGCGCTGGTAAAGCAGCAGCAGAAGATGGGCGAAGACAAGGGCATAGTGATGGATGGTCGCGATATAGGTACCACCGTGTTCCCTAATGCCGAACTGAAGATTTTCGTTACAGCCAGCTCACAGGTGAGAGCACAGCGCCGTTTCGATGAACTGAAGGAGAAAGGAATGCCAGCCGACTTCGATGCGATTCAGAAGAATGTAGAGGAACGCGACTATATCGATACCCACCGCGAGACTTCCCCACTCAGAAAGGCTGATGATGCCATCACGCTCGACAACAGCAACATGACCATTCCTGAACAGAAGGTATGGCTGATGGAACAATATCAAAAAGCAATAGCAAAATAA
- a CDS encoding 4-hydroxy-3-methylbut-2-enyl diphosphate reductase encodes MVQIEIDNGSGFCFGVTTAIKKAEEELAKGGKLYCLGDIVHNGMEVERLHEAGLITIDHEQMEELQGVKVLLRAHGEPPETYALAERNNIEIIDATCPVVLQLQRRIKKQYVNNPEAQIVIFGKNGHAEVLGLVGQTESHAIVVEKFEDVKQLKESGQLDFSKDIYLYSQTTKSLDEFHRIIEYCQEHIVEGAVFKSFDTICRQVANRMPNIAAFASKHDVILFVSGRKSSNGKVLFKECKSVNANSYQIESADEIDMNWFKDVETVGICGATSTPKWLMEECREKIINDSSALL; translated from the coding sequence ATCGTGCAGATAGAAATAGATAACGGCAGTGGGTTCTGCTTTGGCGTAACCACTGCCATCAAGAAAGCTGAAGAGGAGTTGGCTAAGGGCGGTAAACTTTACTGCCTGGGCGATATTGTGCATAATGGTATGGAGGTGGAGCGCCTGCATGAAGCGGGACTCATCACGATAGACCATGAGCAGATGGAGGAACTGCAGGGCGTAAAGGTCTTGCTCCGTGCTCATGGTGAACCGCCTGAAACTTATGCCCTTGCCGAGCGAAACAACATTGAAATCATCGATGCTACCTGTCCTGTGGTGCTCCAGTTGCAGCGCCGCATCAAGAAGCAGTATGTCAACAATCCGGAGGCACAGATCGTGATTTTCGGCAAGAACGGGCATGCTGAGGTGCTCGGACTGGTGGGGCAGACGGAGAGTCATGCCATCGTGGTAGAGAAGTTTGAGGATGTGAAGCAGCTGAAGGAAAGCGGTCAGTTGGATTTCTCTAAAGATATCTATCTTTACTCCCAGACTACCAAGAGTCTCGATGAGTTCCACCGCATTATCGAATACTGCCAGGAGCATATTGTTGAGGGTGCTGTCTTCAAGAGTTTCGATACCATCTGCCGTCAGGTGGCTAACCGCATGCCTAACATCGCTGCCTTTGCCAGCAAGCATGATGTCATCCTCTTTGTGAGTGGCAGAAAGAGCTCGAACGGTAAGGTGCTTTTCAAGGAATGCAAGAGTGTGAATGCCAACAGCTACCAGATAGAAAGTGCCGACGAGATAGATATGAACTGGTTCAAGGATGTGGAAACGGTAGGTATCTGTGGTGCTACCAGTACGCCGAAGTGGCTGATGGAAGAGTGCAGGGAGAAGATTATCAACGATAGTTCTGCTCTTTTATAG
- a CDS encoding DUF1573 domain-containing protein, which translates to MKRMNIWMLSALLALPASAQKITTQHEVVDCGQVVFRKPVTAEFVLKNDGHKPLVINNVLKSCGCTEVDYPKTGIAAGESFVIKAVYDAKQMGTFTKQVCLYTNADEEPFILSMRGKVVGSVVDFAGSYDEMLGVIKSDAQEVEFDDVNRGDRPVQRIHIFNPTDELLEPVVMHLPDYLHAFVSPSKVAPRHSAEISFVLDSKKLRDLGLNQTSVYLGERPGDKVAPEKEIVVSAVLLPGFENMTPAKKALAPKIEMSATDLNLGSFNGKKKLKGEILITNKGKSELDIRSMQMFTMGLQVNLKRSKIQPGETVKMKVTAVAADLKKSRVRHPRILMITNDPDHAKVVVKINVQ; encoded by the coding sequence ATGAAACGGATGAATATATGGATGCTCTCAGCGCTGTTGGCGCTGCCTGCATCAGCACAGAAGATTACAACCCAGCACGAGGTGGTAGACTGCGGACAGGTGGTGTTCCGCAAGCCTGTAACTGCCGAATTCGTGCTGAAGAATGACGGGCACAAGCCTTTGGTTATCAACAATGTGTTGAAAAGCTGCGGCTGTACAGAGGTGGATTATCCGAAGACGGGCATTGCTGCCGGCGAAAGTTTCGTCATCAAGGCGGTATACGATGCCAAGCAGATGGGTACTTTCACCAAGCAGGTTTGCCTCTATACCAATGCGGATGAAGAGCCGTTCATCCTCTCTATGAGGGGAAAGGTAGTGGGCAGCGTAGTAGATTTCGCTGGTTCTTACGATGAGATGCTGGGTGTCATCAAGAGTGATGCCCAGGAGGTGGAGTTTGATGACGTGAACCGTGGCGACCGTCCGGTTCAGCGCATCCATATCTTCAATCCTACCGACGAATTACTGGAGCCGGTAGTGATGCATCTTCCAGACTATCTTCATGCTTTCGTATCGCCTTCCAAGGTAGCTCCGCGTCATTCAGCCGAAATCAGTTTCGTGCTGGATTCCAAGAAACTGCGTGACCTGGGCTTGAACCAGACATCGGTTTATCTCGGTGAGCGTCCTGGCGATAAGGTTGCGCCTGAGAAGGAAATCGTGGTATCAGCCGTTCTTCTTCCTGGTTTCGAGAACATGACTCCAGCCAAGAAGGCACTGGCTCCGAAGATAGAGATGTCTGCCACCGACCTCAATCTGGGTAGTTTCAATGGAAAGAAGAAGCTGAAGGGTGAGATTCTGATTACCAATAAGGGTAAGTCGGAACTGGATATCCGCAGCATGCAGATGTTTACGATGGGCTTGCAGGTGAACCTGAAGAGGAGTAAGATTCAGCCAGGAGAGACCGTTAAGATGAAGGTGACGGCTGTGGCTGCCGACTTGAAGAAATCGCGTGTCAGACACCCTCGTATCCTCATGATTACGAATGATCCTGACCATGCTAAGGTGGTGGTGAAGATTAATGTACAATGA